A single region of the Rattus rattus isolate New Zealand chromosome 8, Rrattus_CSIRO_v1, whole genome shotgun sequence genome encodes:
- the Rpusd4 gene encoding mitochondrial RNA pseudouridine synthase RPUSD4, producing MAAPWLGSPGLQVLSMSSRPGKLFTPSSRSFCSRATSSRPLNAQRLAEKLRAQKQEQKTKEMRVPTNPVQRRVQELVRFTQQLQRVHPNVLAKELSRRILHQDKDLVVINKPYGLPVHGGPGVQLCISDVLPILAKMLHGHKAEPLHLCHRLDKETTGVMVLAWEKDMAHQVQELFRTRQVEKKYWAITVRVPLPSAGVVDIPIMEKEVAGQQQHHKMTLRPSYRMDNGKMVKVRASRDAHIAVTQYQVLSSTPSSALVELQPVTGIKHQLRVHLAFGLDCPILGDHKYSDWNRLAPQKLSAGTLKKLGLQQSKARYIPLHLHARQLILPALGSRTEELLLACKLPHFFARSLHRLGLDMPNEDQSRGHEARHVEAQ from the exons ATGGCCGCGCCCTGGTTGGGTTCCCCTGGTCTCCAGGTCCTGAGTATGAGTTCGCGTCCCGGGAAATTGTTCACTCCCAGCTCCAGGTCGTTTTGTTCCAGAGCTACTTCCTCCAGGCCCCTGAATGCTCAGAGACTGGCGGAGAAGCTCCGAGCTCAGAAACAAGAGCAAAAGACGAAGGAAATGCGG GTGCCCACCAACCCCGTTCAGCGGAGGGTGCAGGAACTAGTGAGATTCACACAGCAGCTACAGCGTGTTCACCCCAATGTGCTTGCTAAGGAACTGAGCCGAAGGATTCTCCACCAGGACAAAGACCTTGTGGTCATTAATAAACCCTATGGTCTCCCTGTCCATG GTGGCCCTGGAGTCCAGCTCTGCATCAGTGATGTTCTGCCCATCTTGGCAAAGATGCTTCATGGCCACAAGGCAGAACCTTTGCATCTGTGCCACCGTCTGGACAAAGAGACCACAGGTGTAATGGTTTTGGCTTGGGAGAAGGACATGGCACATCAAGTCCAGGAGCTGTTTAGAACCCGCCAGGTGGAAAAGAAGTACTG GGCCATCACTGTGCGTGTTCCCTTGCCCTCGGCAGGAGTTGTGGATATCCCCATCATGGAGAAGGAAGTGGCTGGGCAGCAGCAACACCACAAG ATGACGCTACGTCCCAGTTACCGCATGGACAATGGGAAAATGGTAAAGGTACGGGCCAGCCGGGATGCGCACATCGCGGTAACTCAGTACCAGGTGCTGAGCAGCACTCCGTCCTCCGCCCTTGTGGAGCTGCAGCCTGTCACTG GAATAAAACATCAGCTCCGAGTTCACCTGGCCTTTGGGTTGGATTGCCCAATCCTCGGTGATCACAAATACTCAGACTGGAATAGATTGGCCCCTCAG AAACTTTCTGCTGGCACACTGAAGAAGCTGGGGCTACAACAGTCAAAGGCCCGCTACATCCCTCTTCATCTGCACGCCAGGCAGCTCATCCTGCCTGCTCTGGGCTCCAGGACAGAGGAACTCCTCCTGGCCTGCAAGCTTCCTCACTTCTTTGCACGTTCCCTGCATCGTCTGGGTTTAGATATGCCAAATGAGGAtcaaagcagaggccatgaggccAGGCATGTGGAAGCACAGTGA